Genomic segment of Oscillatoria salina IIICB1:
AAGCTCAAGGTGCAGAGGTAATCTCTGGAGTTAGTCCTGCTCAACAATTTATCAAAATTGTCTACGATGAGTTAGTTGAGGTGATGGGGGAAAGTAATGTTCCCCTGGCGAAAGCGGATAAACCGCCGACTGTAGTTTTGATGGCTGGTTTGCAGGGTACTGGTAAAACTACCGCTACAGCAAAGCTTTCCCTGCATTTGCGGAAGCAAAATCGTAGTTGTTTAATGGTCGCAACAGACGTATATCGACCAGCAGCTATTGACCAATTAGTCACTCTGGGACAACAAATTGACGTTCCTGTGTTTGAATTAGGAACCGATGTTAATCCGGTCGAAATTGCTCGTCAAGGTGTCGCCAAGGCTCAGGAAATGGGCGTAGACACGGTAATTATCGATACTGCCGGACGCTTACAAATCGACCAAGAGATGATGGGCGAACTCGCCCAAATTAAGGAAACTGTCCAACCTGACGAAACTTTGTTAGTCGTGGACGCAATGACAGGTCAAGAAGCAGCTAATCTAACTTTGACCTTCCACGACCAAATAGGCATTACTGGGGCAATTTTAACCAAGTTAGACGGCGATACTCGCGGTGGTGCAGCTTTGTCGGTGCGCGGTGTTTCTGGGAAACCGATTAAGTTTGTCGGTGTTGGGGAAAAAGTTGAGGCGCTACAACCGTTTTATCCCGATCGCATGGCATCGCGTATCCTCAATATGGGTGATGTCCTGACTTTGGTGGAAAAAGCCCAAGAGGAAATCGATTTGGCTGATGTTGAGGAAATGCAGTCAAAAATCGTCGAAGCGCGCTTTGACTTTAATGATTTCCTCAAGCAAATGCGTCTGCTGAAAAATATGGGTTCCTTGGGCGGTATCCTCAAGTTAATTCCGGGAATGGGTAAGCTGAGTAGTGGCGACTTGGAAAAAGGCGAAGTTCAGCTTAAGCGCACCGAAGCGATGATTAACTCGATGACGAAGGAAGAACGAGGAAATCCAGAATTACTGGCTAAATCTCCTTCTCGCCGTCGTCGGATTGCTAAAGGTTCCGGATTCAAGGAAAATGATGTTACTAAGCTGGTGAGCGACTTTACCCGAATGCGATCGATGATGCAGCAAATGGGTCAAGGTGGAATGCCTGCAATGCCGGGAATGGGTGGAATGAACCCAATGGCGGGAATGAACCCAATGGGCGGTATGGGAAATGCTCGACCTGGATTTCGCGGTTATTCCGGTGGTTCTAAGAAGAAAAAGACCAAAAAGAAGAAAAAGAAAGGTTTTGGGAACTTGTAGAAGTTTTTCCTGATTGGCGATCGAACCCTTAGCGATTTGCTAATTGACTTTTGCTATGGTAGTTTAATAGGTTTGTAGTCATTATCAATTTCCGATCGCCTAGACAAGGGTCGATCGAGAAAGAATTCCCTCAGCAATAGCTCCTGGGAATGTCAAAATCAAGCAAGTTAGAAGTGAAATAAATATGGTCAAACTGCGTTTAAAGAGATTTGGAAAGAAAAGAGAAGTCAGCTATCGAATTGTCGCGATCGATAGCCGCGCTCGTCGAGATGGTAGTCCTTTAGAAGAATTAGGCTTCTATAATCCGCGTACCGACGAAACTAGATTAAACGTACCAGCGATCGTCAAGCGCCTGCAAGACGGAGCGCAACCTACGGATACTGTACGCCAAATATTGCAAAAAGCCCAAGTATTTGAACAAGTCAATGCTTCCTGAGCAACAATCTTCGTCTACCGAAACTAATGAGAAGAGTCCTGACTACACTAAGTTAGTTCGCTTTTTGCTGTCACCGCTTTTAGATGCACCAGAAACCTTGAGTATAGATTTGGAAGAGTCAAATAATAACCGCCGAGTCTGGATTCGGGTAGCATTTGACGATGCAGAGAAAGGACGAGTAGTTGGTCGCGGTGGACGTAACTTGCAAGCAATTTCGACAGTTTTGAATGCGGCAGCCCAAACCGCAGGTCAATCTGTTTACTTAGAAATTTATGGCGATGGGCGCGGTAGTGGCAGCAACCAAAGCGGCGATACACCACAAGTGCGTCGGCAAAACCATCGCGCGAGTAATGATTCTGGGGCAAAAGGAGGGGGTAAAAAACGCTCCTCTCGTTCTCGTCCATCGCCGCCGAAACCTTCTCCGCGATCGCGTTCTGAATAAGTAATCGTTGGTCATTAGTCATGCTTTTGTGGCTAGTGACTAATGAGTTACGTCTTTAATCCTAAATTCACCATCATTAAAATATTTAATCGGATGACCGAGGCATCCCAAATTATTCAGCTACCAAGTAACGAAAGTGCGATCGCTTTAGCCGGAGATCGAGAGGAAAACCTGCAAATTCTCTCTCGGCATACGGGAACGAAACTGGTGCTGCGAGGTTACGATCTGCATATCTACGGTCAAGGGAAAGCGGTAGAAAGGTGTGCGGCGGTAATTGGTTTACTCGAACCTTATTGGCGCGAGGCTCAAAATATTTCTCAACCTGAGATTACCACAGCTTTTCAGGCTCTTGATACTGGGCAAACCGAAGCTTATCGCCATCTCCAGCAAAATGAGCTAGCCCGCACTCGTCGAGGTGAGGTGATTCGGGCGAAAACTCGTAACCAGCGCCAGTACGTGCAAGCGATTCTAACTCATGATGTTACCTTTTGTACCGGACCCGCAGGTACGGGGAAAACCTTTTTAGCCGCAGTTTTAGCTGTGCAAGCGTTGCTTAATGATGAATGCGATCGCCTCATTCTCACTCGCCCCGCCGTCGAAGCTGGAGAAAAACTTGGCTTTCTCCCCGGCGATTTACAACAAAAAGTAAATCCTTTTTTACGTCCTTTGTATGATGCTTTATTTGAGTTTATTGACCCCGAAAAAATCCCCGACCTCATGGAAAGAGGTAAAATCGAAATCGCGCCTTTAGCCTATATGCGCGGACGTACTCTTAACAATGCTTTCGTAATTGTTGATGAAGCCCAAAATACCACTCCAGCGCAAATAAAAATGGTCTTGACTCGCTTAGGTTTTCGTTCTCGCATGGTAGTTACAGGCGATATTACCCAAACCGATTTACCTAGTTATCAAGCATCAGGATTAGTCGTCGCCACTAATATCCTCAAATCAGTTGAGGGACTTGCTTTTTGCGAACTAACTTCCGCCGATGTCGTGCGTCATCCTTTGGTACAAAAAATTGTTGCTGCTTACGAACTACACGAACAAAAAAATCAAAGTTCGAGTAAGTAATTCATAGTTTTAATAATTTGTCAAGTCTCTCAAGAATCAATAAAAAACCGTGGGACGCAAATACCACGGCTGACGAACAGAAGGAACCATTACTTAGCTATTATCATAAAGCTCTTTTCTCGCTGCTAGGTTGCGGTTACAGTTTTTGTAACCAAGTGAATCAAGTTGTATTGACGAACTGACAAACAAGTTGAAACTTAGACTGATACTGTGTTTGCTGGTCTTAAATGAGTAAAAAATTAATACTTAGTCATTGAATAAAAGCGAATGATACTCTACTAATTTTTTCTTTTTCGTTCTTCTTCAGCTATTTTTATTAGCTTTGGAAGGGTATGCTTTTTATCTCAACTGCAAAGATTATTTTGCCCTAATTTTAGCTCAAGCTATTGGTAGAGACGCAGCCAAACTTCATCTCTACCAAATAATAATTAGCTTTATTCAGCTTCACCAATTAACGTTGGAGCAGCCCAATTTTCCGGATCGGGAAACTGTTCCATTGTTGCTAACATTGCTTGTCGGAGAGCCACAGCTTTATCGCCAGTGCTATCAAGTTGTTGATAAAACTCATTCATTAAAAAGGCTGTAGCATCGTCAGGAATTTTCCACAAAGTAACAATAATACTCGGCGTTCCTGCGGCAATAAACGAACGAGATAAACCAATTACTCCATCACTTTTTATGTCTCCTTGACCAGTATCGCAAGCACTTAAAACAACTAATTCAGCATTCAAATTTAAGTCCAAAATTTCGCTAGAAGTTAAGAAGCCACGATCTTCGGAAGAAGGTGCAAGTGCTAAAGCCCCCGGTACTCCTAACCCGACCACATCTTCTAGCAAACCATGCGTAGCAATATGAACAATTCGCGAAGCTTCAATTGACTGTAAAACCTTGTTTTTTGTGGCTTCAACTCCTAAGATAGGGTCGGTATTCAGAAATTCAGCTATTTGTTGTGCTTCCGCTTCTGCACCTTTTAAAGGCATCAAAGTTTCGCCTGTTTCGGGATTTTTAGGCATTTCTGGATTGCCTAAAATTAGGTCGTTTATCGCCCCGGGATCGCGAGGAAAACCAACAATTAATGAGTGTTGAGGATTAGTTTGTTTGTTTCTTTCTCGTTGTTGACGAGTTAAGTCGAGAACTTGAATTGCCGGAGCAGTTAGCAAGGTATGCTTCTGAACTAAATATTGTTCATTTTCATCTAAAAGGGCGACAAAGGGAACTAAGAATAATTCTTTTTGGGGAATGAAAACAATTCTTTTATTTTCGTCTTGGGGAAGCAAATCGGCGATCGGATCGATCAAGATTTGATGTAGTTTTTGGAGTTCTTCCCCTGGATAGAAAGGAGGGATAAATAAGCCATCGCGAGTGTTTTTAACTAACTGAGCTAAAGTTTGATTTTCTAGGAGAGAGGAAACTTCTACATTCCGAAAAGCGACTTCTCCTGTTGGTTGAATTACCCAAGTATAAATGTTATCGTTGACTAGGGAGTATTGAACTAAAGTTGCGTTTTGTTCTTGAGCAATTTGTTTGATTTTTTGAATGTTTGGCGGGTTAATATCGGGCGGATTTTCGGCAAAGTTAGCAGCGAGTAATTCAATAAAAGCTCTGGCTCGTCCTCGTTCGGCGATTTCTAAAGCTGCTTCAATTTTATTTTGCGCGATCAGTGTTTCTTGGAGGTAGCTATAAGTTTGATTTTGTCTTTCTGCAAGAGAAACTTTATTTTCATCAGTTAAACCGGGACGAAGAGATTCCCAAGCTTCAACTGCGGCAAAAAGTTGTGTTTCTGCTTGAGAATATTGTTGAGATTTGAGATAAGCAACACCGATATTATTTAAAGTTGCACCAATTCCGGCGCGATCGCCAACTTCTTGACGAATAGCTAAAGCTTGTTGAAAAATAGAAATAGCTTCAGATTGCTGACCTGTTTTGGAGAGAACTTCGCCAATATGGTTGAGAATTTGGGCTTCCGTCGCGCGATCGCCGATTTCTCTGGCAATAGTTAAGGCTTGTTGCAAAACTGCGAGGGCTTTTTCCGTTTGTCCTAGTTCAGCATAAGTGACACCGAGGGTATTTAAACTTATCGCTTCACCATAGCGCTTGGTATTAGTTCCATAAGCTTCAGGAATCAAGCGAAATGTTGCTAAAGCTTCTTCAGCAGATTTTAAAGCCTTTTCGTGCTGTCCGAGTCGATTATGAACCAAAGCAAGGTTATTCAACAAAGTCGCTTGTTCTTTCGGTAACTCCCAAAAACCGCCTGCGGCTTCATCTAAACGTAGTTGAAAATTCTCATCTTGTTCCCGAACGATCGCTAAAGCTTCTTCTAGTGCAGCTAAAGCTTTTGGATACCTTCCCAAACGTTCGTAAGCAGCAGCTAATCCTGTGAGCGTAACACTAACTCCTGGTAAATCCCCTAACTCGCGACGTAGCGCTAAAGCTTGTTTGTAAGTTTCTAAAGCTTGAGGATAATTACTCAGGTTAACATAAGTATCGCCAATGCGGTTGAGAGTATCACCTTCCTTGAGGCGATCGCTTTCTCGCTGATAAACTTCGAGAACTTGATTATAACTGTTAAGTGCGGTTTGGAAATTTCCCTCTTGAAACTGTTTTTCCGCTTGCACGTAAAGGTCTTGTCCCGCATTAT
This window contains:
- the ffh gene encoding signal recognition particle protein, translated to MFDALSERLEDAWKKLRGQDKISQSNIQDALKEVRRALLSADVNLQVVKDFISDVEAKAQGAEVISGVSPAQQFIKIVYDELVEVMGESNVPLAKADKPPTVVLMAGLQGTGKTTATAKLSLHLRKQNRSCLMVATDVYRPAAIDQLVTLGQQIDVPVFELGTDVNPVEIARQGVAKAQEMGVDTVIIDTAGRLQIDQEMMGELAQIKETVQPDETLLVVDAMTGQEAANLTLTFHDQIGITGAILTKLDGDTRGGAALSVRGVSGKPIKFVGVGEKVEALQPFYPDRMASRILNMGDVLTLVEKAQEEIDLADVEEMQSKIVEARFDFNDFLKQMRLLKNMGSLGGILKLIPGMGKLSSGDLEKGEVQLKRTEAMINSMTKEERGNPELLAKSPSRRRRIAKGSGFKENDVTKLVSDFTRMRSMMQQMGQGGMPAMPGMGGMNPMAGMNPMGGMGNARPGFRGYSGGSKKKKTKKKKKKGFGNL
- the rpsP gene encoding 30S ribosomal protein S16 — translated: MVKLRLKRFGKKREVSYRIVAIDSRARRDGSPLEELGFYNPRTDETRLNVPAIVKRLQDGAQPTDTVRQILQKAQVFEQVNAS
- a CDS encoding KH domain-containing protein — translated: MLPEQQSSSTETNEKSPDYTKLVRFLLSPLLDAPETLSIDLEESNNNRRVWIRVAFDDAEKGRVVGRGGRNLQAISTVLNAAAQTAGQSVYLEIYGDGRGSGSNQSGDTPQVRRQNHRASNDSGAKGGGKKRSSRSRPSPPKPSPRSRSE
- a CDS encoding PhoH family protein, which produces MTEASQIIQLPSNESAIALAGDREENLQILSRHTGTKLVLRGYDLHIYGQGKAVERCAAVIGLLEPYWREAQNISQPEITTAFQALDTGQTEAYRHLQQNELARTRRGEVIRAKTRNQRQYVQAILTHDVTFCTGPAGTGKTFLAAVLAVQALLNDECDRLILTRPAVEAGEKLGFLPGDLQQKVNPFLRPLYDALFEFIDPEKIPDLMERGKIEIAPLAYMRGRTLNNAFVIVDEAQNTTPAQIKMVLTRLGFRSRMVVTGDITQTDLPSYQASGLVVATNILKSVEGLAFCELTSADVVRHPLVQKIVAAYELHEQKNQSSSK
- a CDS encoding CHAT domain-containing protein codes for the protein MSQVNKIKSVLFSKRRFTLAYRQVGAAIATFLVLGLGQSSALKQSVQAAENYRTFAEWCQNRSRLSESAKQTVDVLLQYVGTTDCDAAQELLSANPSLSLTQPPITDLSPFGSLTHLTNLTLVGTQVTDVTPLANLTNLTYLVLGFNQINDVTPLAKLTDLTYLSLTGNQITEIDSLGTLTKLRNLTLLQNPIQSKVCPLQPANKCIFDNAGQDLYVQAEKQFQEGNFQTALNSYNQVLEVYQRESDRLKEGDTLNRIGDTYVNLSNYPQALETYKQALALRRELGDLPGVSVTLTGLAAAYERLGRYPKALAALEEALAIVREQDENFQLRLDEAAGGFWELPKEQATLLNNLALVHNRLGQHEKALKSAEEALATFRLIPEAYGTNTKRYGEAISLNTLGVTYAELGQTEKALAVLQQALTIAREIGDRATEAQILNHIGEVLSKTGQQSEAISIFQQALAIRQEVGDRAGIGATLNNIGVAYLKSQQYSQAETQLFAAVEAWESLRPGLTDENKVSLAERQNQTYSYLQETLIAQNKIEAALEIAERGRARAFIELLAANFAENPPDINPPNIQKIKQIAQEQNATLVQYSLVNDNIYTWVIQPTGEVAFRNVEVSSLLENQTLAQLVKNTRDGLFIPPFYPGEELQKLHQILIDPIADLLPQDENKRIVFIPQKELFLVPFVALLDENEQYLVQKHTLLTAPAIQVLDLTRQQRERNKQTNPQHSLIVGFPRDPGAINDLILGNPEMPKNPETGETLMPLKGAEAEAQQIAEFLNTDPILGVEATKNKVLQSIEASRIVHIATHGLLEDVVGLGVPGALALAPSSEDRGFLTSSEILDLNLNAELVVLSACDTGQGDIKSDGVIGLSRSFIAAGTPSIIVTLWKIPDDATAFLMNEFYQQLDSTGDKAVALRQAMLATMEQFPDPENWAAPTLIGEAE